A region of Papilio machaon chromosome 14, ilPapMach1.1, whole genome shotgun sequence DNA encodes the following proteins:
- the LOC106708757 gene encoding G-protein coupled receptor moody has product MLKMNQSVIVNVLQHNLSVLNYNGTVKELGAVQLFTNYPDGLLVFAAVCCTLFMCIGIPGNLITIIALAKYEKVRNATAISIMNLSCSDLLFCCFNLPLAASTFWQRSWKHGRVLCRMFPYARYSLVAVSLFTVLTITINRYIMISHPNLYPKLYRRRYLVLMLLCTWIFPFGALIPTWFGKWGRFGLDTYAGSCSILPDDHGHSPKRSLFVILSLPLIAIIFCYLRIFYIVRKTTLAAGGPILRKTIKLGQEDSSTTSERRSKSVPCHYIDVSTRDISATSMHNLNNTPADSLQNVRFDMNQTDRSDFLDVPRISNKPAASFRRTVLRKSLALVKLSLPTRKDKKLGTMIMAIMISFCMTHLPITVTKLVHDYTAHPYANIASYILLYMATCINPVIYVVMSNEYRQAYKNLWKCR; this is encoded by the exons ATGTTAAAAATGAATCAAAGTGTTATAGTGAATGTTTTACAACATAATTTATCTGTGTTGAACTATAATGGAACTGTTAAGGAATTGGGTGCGGTACAGCTGTTCACGAACTATCCAGATGGTCTGCTCGTCTTCGCAGCTGTTTGTTGTACTCTTTTCATGTGCATCGGTATCCCCGGCAACTTGATAACTATCATCGCACTTGCTAAATATGAAAAA gTTCGGAACGCAACTGCGATATCTATCATGAATCTCTCGTGCTCCGATCTTCTGTTCTGCTGCTTCAACCTTCCTCTCGCCGCGTCGACTTTTTGGCAGCGATCATGGAAGCATGGCCGCGTCCTCTGCCGCATGTTCCCGTACGCGCGCTACTCCCTTGTAGCTGTCTCACTCTTCACCGTCCTCACGATTACTATCAATAGATACATTATGATCTCACATCCAAACCTCTATCCTAA GTTATACAGGCGTCGGTATCTAGTGCTGATGTTATTGTGCACTTGGATTTTCCCTTTCGGTGCACTAATACCTACGTGGTTTGGAAAATGGGGTCGTTTCGGACTCGACACTTACGCCGGCTCTTGCAGTATACTACCAGACGATCACGGCCACTCTCCAAAAAGAAGCTTATTTGTCATTCTCTCTCTACCTTTGATAGCAATAATCTTTTGCTATCTGAGAATTTTCTACATTGTTAGAAAAACAACACTCGCAGCAGGCGGACCAATTCTGcgtaaaactataaaattggGCCAAGAGGATTCATCTACTACAAGCGAAAGACGATCAAAATCTGTTCCATGTCACTACATAGATGTATCAACACGAGATATATCTGCAACATcaatgcataatttaaacaacacACCCGCTGATTCCTTACAAAATGTCAGATTTGATATGAATCAAACAGATAGAAGTGATTTTTTAGATGTTCCaagaatttcaaataaaccCGCTGCAAGTTTCCGAAGAACTGTTCTAAGGAAATCATTGGCACTGGTAAAGTTATCGCTTCCGACGAGAAAAGACAAAAAACTAGGTACAATGATAATGGCTATTATGATATCCTTTTGCATGACTCATCTTCCTATAACAGTGACAAAATTGGTGCATGATTACACCGCTCACCCTTATGCGAACATCGCTAGTTACATACTATTATACATGGCTACTTGCATCAACCCTGTCATATATGTAGTCATGTCCAATGAATATAGACAAGCTTACAAAAATTTGTGGAAGTGTCGATGA